The Desulfococcus multivorans DNA window ATCCGAGGTGATGGAGCCGATCTCGTCCAGAAAGATGGTCCCCTTGTGGGCCAGTTCGAATCTGCCGAGCTTCTGCCGGACAGCGCCGGTGAACGCCCCTTTTTCGTGCCCGAAAAGCTCGCTCTCGATCAGGTTGGCGGGCAGGGCCGCGCAGTTCATCTTGACGAATGGGTTCTTGGCCCGCCGGCTGTTGTAATGGATGGAGTTGGCAACCAGTTCCTTGCCGGTGCCGGACTCGCCCCGGATCAGCACCGTGGCGTTGCTCCTGGAGACCTGGGAGATCATCTGGAACACCTCCCGCATCTTGTTGGAGTTGCCGATGATGTTGTTGATGCGGTACTTGTTTTCCAGCTCGCTTTTGAGCCTCTGGTTCTCCTCCCGCAGCTGCTGTCTTTCGAGGTGGATCTTCTCCAGATTGATGACGTGTTGGGCGATCATCATGGCGATGACGCTCAACAGCTCCGTTCCGCTGTTGAGGGAATAGGACGGGTCGAAGTGCCGGTCCACGCTCAGGGCGCCGATAACCTGGTTCCCCTTGGTGATGGGCACGCAAAAATAGGAGAACTCGTCCTTGGCCTTTCGGGAATCGGTGCGGTCCAGGAAGAGGGGTTCTTCGCTGATCTTGGGCAGGGCGACCGGCTTGCCGCTTTCGATGACCCGACCGATGATCCCCTCCCCCAACTTGTATTTTCCCCGGGCGATGGCGGTTCGGGAAAGCCCGTGGGCCACCTCGATGCTGATCTCGTTCCGGAGCGGATTCAGGATGGTGACCGTCCCCCGGATCATGTCCAGGGCGTCGGAAAGGATGGCGAGAACCTTGTAGAGGGATTTTTTCAGGTCGAGATGTTCGTTAAGGGTCTTACTGATCTCGTAAAGGAGTGTGATTTCTTCTATTTTCTTCATAATGCCCCGGTTCGTCCCATGATGAGGCTGAGGGTTATAGGCTGAAGGCTGAAGACTGAAGGGGTGCATCCGTGACGAACGGTGCACTTACCTCCTTCCGGCTTCGGTCTTCGGTCTTCCGCCTTCGGTCTCCAGTCTCCAGTCTTCAGCCTCTATCCCGTCACCATTACAAAAGCCGAAAGTTGAGATGTATATTAACAATATAACATTTTTGCAATAAATAACTGACGCTTCGACATTTTCAAGACGGCTTGGAGCCCAGGGGGATTTCGCGGACCGGGTCCGCGCCTGCCAAAGCGGCGCATTCCCCCGGCCTTCAGCCCGAGCCTCTGAAACGGGAAAGTTTGTTTTGACAGTGTGTCCTGACTTGGCTTACTGTAAGGCTGTCGTGTTGTTTCCGCCACGGTTGCCGTGGATGCGGCCCTGCCCACAGCCTGCCGGATGCCGCATGGGATGCCGCCCGTGAGCCTCATGCAGGGATCGATCCCAGGACACGGCCGGGAGGTGCATGCCGTGTTCAGGGCTGTCCAGGGCTTCGGAAAAATTGGGGAGGTTCCGTTTATGTCCCGTAAAGATCGAGATCATTTCAACCTGCTGTGCGACATCGGGGAGCTTGCGGCACTGGTCACCGGAAGCCACAACATCGAAACCTTCATGGACAGCGCTGTCCGGCTGGTTTCCCGGCATCTAAAGGCCGACGTCTGCTCCATCTACCTCTATGACGAATCCGCGGAGGAGCTGATTCTGAGGGCCACCATAGGGCTCAACCCCAAGGCGGTGGGGCGGATTCGCATGAAACCCGGCGAAGGCCTCGTGGGAGCGACCTTCGAAAACCTTCACCCCATCCGGGAATCCGCCGCCGGCGGCAATCCCCTGTTCAAATACTTCGAGGAGGCCGACGAGGAACGCTTCGAGTCCTTCCTGGCCGTCCCGATTCAACGGGGCGTTCAGCGGATCGGGGTCCTGGTGGTACAGCACGAGACAGCGGACTATTTTTCCGAAAGAGACGTCATGGCGCTGAAAGCCTCGGCGTCCCAACTGGCCGGCGCCGTCGAGAACGCGCGGCTGCTCATGGATCTTTACGAGGCCACCGGGACCCACCCCGAGGTCCAGGCCCCGGCATCCCTCCAATTCATCCGGGGGCAGTCGGCCTCCGAAGGTATCGCCCAGGGTCCCATCACCTTTTTCAAGAAAAGCCACGTCGCCTTTCTGTCGGGCGACGCCCACCGGAACGAAAACTTTACGGTGGAGGATTTTCACGAGGCCGTCCGGCAAACCTCCCGGCAGCTCGCCGATTTGCAGTCCCGACTGGCCGAGCGGCTTCCTGAAAGCGCGTCCCTCATCTTCACGGCCCATTTCATGATCCTGAAGGACCCCAAGTTCATCGACCGGATCGTCCACCAGATCGCCGAGGGCGTCTCCCCGCCGGAGGCCGTTAAAAACGTGGCCCGCCACTACATCAACGTCTTCGCGTCGAGCAGCCATGCCTATATCCGTGAAAAGGTCAGCGATATGGAGGACCTGGCGGGCCGCATCCTGAAAAATCTCTTCCGGCGGGGCGCTGAAAAGCAGGAGAATGAAAAGGGAAAGATTGTCGTGGCGGCGGAGCTCTATCCGTCCGAAATATTGAAAATGGCCTCCGAGGAGGTCCAGGGCGTCATCCTGGTCAAAGGCGGCATCACCTCCCATGTCTCCATCCTGGCGCGCTCCCTCAAAATCCCGCTGGTGATCGCCGATCATCCTCACCTGATGCATCTGCCGGAAGAGACGCCGGTCCTTCTCGACGCCAACGTGGGAAACATCTATATCCGACCGGATCAGGAGATCCTCCTCCAGTTCGCCGGACAGGAGGCTGCCGGCAAGATCGCAGCCGCATCTCCGAGCACGGTGTGCCGGATCACCCAGACCGGCGACGGAACGCGCGTCCGCCTCCTGGCCAACATCAACCTCCTGAGCGAGCTCTCCACGGCCAAGGAACTGAATGCCGAAGGCATCGGCCTCTACCGGACCGAGTTCCCCTTCATCATCCGCCCGACCTTTCCGTCGGAGGAAGAGCAGTATCTCGTCTACAAACATCTTTTCGATGAAATGGCGGACCGGGAGGTCACCATACGCACCCTTGACATCGCCGGGGACAAGGCCCTGGTCTATGCAAACGCCACCAGCGGAAAGAACCCCGACCTGGGGCTCAGGTCGATCCGCTTTTCCCTCCGGAACCGCCCCCTGTTCGAACAGCAGCTTCGGGCCATCCTCCGGGCGGGCGCGGAGGCTCGGCATCTCCGGATCATGTTCCCCATGATCTCCTCGCTGGACGAATTCCGCGATGCCCGTTCGGTTGTCGATGCCTGCGTGCGTGACCTGAAACGGGAAGACCTCCCCCATCACCCCGGCCCGTCCATCGGGATGATGGTGGAAGTCCCCTCGGTGGTGGAGATCATGCCGGCCCTGGCCCGGGAGGCCGATTTCTTCTCCATCGGCACCAACGATTTCATCCAGTACACCCTGGCCGTCGACCGCACCAACGAAAAGGTGGCCGACTATTACCGAGCCTATCATCCGGCGGTGCTGCGGGGACTGGCCAGGGTCGTCCGTGCGGCGAAGACCGCCGGACGCGAGATCGCCGTCTGCGGCGAGATGGGGCATGAGACGGCGTACATTCCCTTCCTGCTGGGCATCGGCATCCGCATCCTGAGCGTCGGCCCGCAGTTTCTGCCGGCGCTCCGCGAACGCATTGCCGGCCTGACCCTGGCGGAAGCCGAGCGGCATGCCCGACTCCTGCTGGCTGAAGACACCCTGGCCGGTGCCCTCAAAGTGCTTGAAACCCCGACGTCGGGATAGGGATTATTTTATCGTCACCACCGGACAGGCGGCCTCCATGATGACGTATCGGGCATTCGATCCGAACAGCATCTTCCCGACCTTGGACCGGCGCCTGACGCCCATGACGATTTCATCGGCACCGCACTCTTCGGCATAACGGACAATGTCTTCCCCGGGCTTCAATCCCCGGATGAGCAGATGGGTTTCGCAGGGAAGGGATCGTTCCCTGCAGCGCCGTTCCGCGTAGGCCAGGTCATCCTCGGCCCGCTGAATGTCGTCGCTGTCCTTGCCGGACCCGCCGGTGAGGGACCGGATGAGGACCACCTTCCCCTTGAAGGCCTCGGCATGCTTCAAACCCAGTTCGAGGGCATCCCTAGCCGCATTGGAGCCGTCATATGCCACCAGAATGATCATTTGCTTTTCCATGGTCCCCCCAGTCTCCTCCCGGCCTTCGTCCAGATCGCCGGGAATCCGAGTCGACACCGTTTTTTGCGGATCGCGATTCAACATGATATGGTATCTCAATTTTCGGCTTTCATGCGATGACCGGATAGAGGCACCGGCCTGTGAAAATCGACAGTTGAAATGGTATCATGCAATTCAGAGATTAACATAATGATATTACAGCAGTGTCATGAAACAATCAAGATGAACCCTGGGATCGCGGGCCGGCGTTACCCTGACAGGAGGATCGTCCCATGAGCGGAGCGTTCCCGATCCCGCGATCCCAGGCCGAAAGGGGCTGATTGACGCCATGATCCTGATCGCCGACGCCCACGTCAACACCGCCAAGGGCACCCACCGCCATTTTTTCCGGATGCTGGACGCCCTCGAGGGGACCCGTGAAGACATCGTTTTCATGGGAGATATCTTCGACTTGTGGATCGCCCTGCCCGGCTACGAACAGCGCGTCCACGCCCGGTTTCTCGCGTGGTGCCGCCGCCAGGGAATGCACCGGAAGATCGGCTACATCGAGGGAAACCATGAATTTTTCCTGGCCGAGGAGAAAGGAGACGCCTTTTCGTGGGCCACCGATCGGGCCTTCAGGATCGACGGCCGCGGCAGCCTTTTCTGTCACGGGGACCGCATCAACCCCCTCGATCGCAACTACCTTCTCTTCAGGAAACTCACCAAGAACCGGTTCGTCAAGGAGATGCTCCGTCGACTCCCCTGGGGGCCCTTCATTGCCGAGATCGTCAAGAAGCAGCTGAAACACACCAACCCGACCTTTCGAAACCACCTCCCACGGAAAGCGCTCCTGGATCTCCTGTCGGCCGCCCGGACATCGGGCATCGACCGCGTTTTTGCGGCCCATTTTCACCAGGAGGCCTTTTTCGAACAAAACGGGGCACATCTCCACCTCCTCCCCGCCTGGATGGACACCGGCAGGATCACCCGCTTCGACCCTCGCACCGGCCGGGTCGTCCACCTGCCGTGGCAGGCCCTGTCGGAAGGCCGGATGCCGCGACATCGACGCGTGCCGGACCGCGCTGTCGCAGCCGTCAAAATCGGTTGACTTGTCTCCCCTTTTTCGTTAACCTTCCCCTTAAAATAAATTAACCAGAACATCCCAAACCGCGTTGGACACCCCGGCGCACGCATAGAGGGGTCATGAAAGCCGCCATATTGAATATCCTCCGAACCCGTCGGGAGGTGGTCTCCGGGGAGACGCTGAGCACCGCCCTGGGCACCTCCCGGGTCGCCGTCTGGAAACATATCCGGAAGCTCCAGGACCTGGGATACGACATCTTCGCCGGACCAAAGGGCTACCAGCTCCTGGACACCCCCGACACCCCCTTCCCCTGGGAATTTCCAGGGCGGGAAGATCGCATCCACTATCTTCCCCGGACAGCCTCCACCATGATCGCAGCCCGTGACCTCGCCCGAAACGGCGCGCCCCATCTCACGACGGTCATCGCCGGAATCCAGACCCACGGACGGGGAAGACTCCAGCGTCAATGGCTGTCCGAAGCGGGCGGCGTTTACATGACCGTGATCGTCCGGCCCGATATCCCGCTGCTGCTGAGTTCCCGGGTCAATTTTATCGCATCCCTCACCATGACCCGACTCCTCAGGGATCGCTACGGCCTCGATGCCCGGGCCAAATGGCCCAACGACATCCTGGCGGGCGGGAAGAAGCTCCTCGGCATGCTTTCGGAAATGGAGATCATCGGCGATATGACGGCCCACATCAACATCGGCATGGGGCTCAACGTCAACAATGACCCCACCCCCCACGAACCCGGCGCCGTTTCCATGGCACGCCTTTTGGGGAAACGGATATCGCGGAAAGACCTCATCGCCGCCTTTCTCGACGACTTCGAAGCGCGTTTGGCCGGGGTCGATTACGACACGGTGGTGGATTCCTGGAAGACCGTGGCCATGCCCCTGGGCCGTCGGGTCCGGGTGGCCACCGCCACCGAGGTCATAGAGGGCCTCGCCGCCGACGTGGACCCGGACGGTGCCCTGATCCTGACCCTTGACGACGGCACGCAGCAGAAGGTGATTTACGGGGACTGCTTTTTCCCGTCCCCCCAGGACAACGAAAACAAAGGAACACCCGCATCATGACGCAAACCCCGAATACAGAGCAGCTCCGCCGGACCGTCCAGGCGTCGCTTTTCGCCGCGCTCATCGCCGCAGGCGCCTTTCTGGCCGTTCCCATCGGCCCTGTGCCCATCGTTCTCCAGAACATGTTCGTCCTCCTGGCCGGGCTGCTTCTGGGACCCCGGTGGGGCCTGGCCGGCGTCGGCATCTACCTTCTGGCCGGCGCCATCGGTCTCCCGGTCTTTGCCGGCGGTACCGGCGGCATCGGCCGTATGCTGGGCCCCACGGGGGGGTATCTCCTGGCCTATCTGCCGGCGGTCTGGATCGTCGGCATCGTGAGCCGGAAGGCCGGGGGCCGGGTGATGGGCGACGTCGTCGCCATGAGCCTGGGAGCCCTCGTCATCTACGCCATGGGCGTACCCTATCTCAAGGTCGTGACCGGGATGTCCTGGTCCAGGGCCGCGGCGGTGGGAATGCTGCCGTTTCTCATCGGCGACGTCCTCAAGATCGCGGCCGCCGTCCCCATCGCCCGAACCCTCCGACCGATGACGGTCGGCAGGCTCGCATCCCATCCGGCTGATGGCTATTCTCGAGGTTAGCGGCCTCATCCACCGGTTTCCCGACGGAACGACGGCCCTTTCCGGCATCGATCTTGTCGTCCGGGAAGGTGAGTTCGTCGTGGTGGCCGGCGCCAACGGCTCGGGAAAGACCACCTTTCTCCGGCACCTGAACGCCCTTCTTCTGCCCCATGACGGCCGGGTCCTCGTGGACGGCGTTTCGACGGCCGACGATCCGATCCGCGCCCGGAGGACGGTGGGGATGGTGTTTCAGGATGCCGACAGCCAGATCGTGGGAGAAACCGTTTACGACGACGTAGCCTTCGGGCCTGAAAACCTCGGGCTCGAGCCCGATCGGATCCATCGCAGGGTTACGGCGGCCATGGCGGCCGTGGGGCTTGCCGGTTTCGAGGACCAGCGGCCCCATCTCCTGTCGGGGGGAGAAAAACGCCGGGTGGCCATTGCGGGGATCCTGGCCATGCGATCCCGGGTCCTGGTTTTCGACGAGCCTTTTTCCAACCTGGACTACCCGGGGGTCCGCCAAGTGCTCGCACAGATCGTCGCCCTCCACCGACAAGGCCACACCATCCTCCTCACCACCCACGATCTGGAAAAGGTCCTGGCCCACGCCGACCGCCTGGTGGTGATCAGCGCAGGGCGCGTCGCCCGGAACGGTCTCCCGGCCGAGACGGTAAAAGGCATCGACGCCCTCGGCGTGCGGGAGCCCGAAGCCTCCCGCAACGGGATGCCCCTGTCGTCATGGCTGAGATAACGACCCTGGGCTTCCGCCCCGGCCGCTCCCTTTTCCATCGGCTCGACGCACGGTTCAAGCTCCTCTGCCTGGCCGTAATCGGCATCGCGGTCCTCCAATGCGGGATCTGGGGCCTGGCCGGACTGACCGTACCGGGCCTTGCGGGCATTTTCCGCCTCGGCATCCCCCTTCGCTCGATGCTGAAAGAGCTGCGCTATCTCGCCGTGCTGCTCTTTCTGGTCTTCGCGGCACGGGCCCTGTCCACGCCGGGGTCGGTCCTTTTCTCCGCCGCGGGGATCAGCGTGACCCGGGAAGGCGTCGCAGCCGGGGTGCTGGTCTGCTGGCGTCTGGCCGGCGTCGTTCTGGCCGGCATCATCTTCATCGCCGCCACCCGGCCCTCGGAGATCCGCGGGGCCGTAATCCGGCTTCTGGCACCGATCCCCTTCATCCCCGAACAGCAGGCCGGCACCATGATCAGCCTCCTGGTCCGCTTCATCCCCATGATCCTGAACCAGGCCCGGGAAACCGCCGACGCCCAGCGCGCCCGGTGCATCGAGTGCCGGAAAAACCCGGTCTTCCGGGTGGCGACCCTCTGCATCGCCCTGCTGCGGCGCATCTTCGAAGATGCCGAACGGCTCGTCGTCGCCATGGAGGCCCGATGCTACACCGAGGATCGCACCGGGCCCCGGTTTTCGGCAACCTCCCGGGACTGGACGGCGCTGATCGTCACGGCCGCCGCCTGCGCCGTCGCGGCAGCCCTCCCCTTCTGACGGCCCCGAGCCGGCCGCCCTCGAAATTCCGCGGGGTGCGGACCCCATCCGTTCCGGCAATTGACACACCCTCCCCGCTATAGTAAAGCCTAAACGATTCGTATCCGGAACCGGTCATGGGCGCCGGGCTTCGAACCATCCGCGGATCCCGTTTCACAGCCCCGTCAACAACCGGCACGATTGCGCAAAGGAGCCGTCTCTCTTGAAAATCGTCATTATCGGCGCCGGCGAGGTGGGATTTCACATCGCCAGCCACCTTTCCCGGGAAAACAAGGAGGTCGTCATCGTCGACGACAACGCCGAGGCCATCCGTCGCGTCTCGGACCACATCGATGTCCAGACCATCATCGGCCGGGGCGGCAGCCCGGCAATCCTGGAACAGGCCGGGGTCAGGGAAGCCGAGATCATGCTCGCCGTCACCAACAGCGACGAGACCAACCTGGTGGCCTGCATGGTGACCCACATCCTTTCGCCGTCCACCAAGAAGTTGGCCCGGATCCGAGGGGGCGACTACGACCAGTATCACGAGGCCTTTTGCCGAAACCCTCCCAACATCGACACCGTCATCAACCCCGAAATGGAGGTGGTCAAGACCATCGAGCACCTGATGAGCGTCCCCGGTGCCACGGACGTGGGGGAATTCGCCGGCGGGCGGGTCAAGTTCATCGGGGTCCGCCTCGACGAGACCACCCCCATCGTCGGGGCCCGGCTTTCGGACCTCCCCGGACGGATCCCGGGACATCGCCCCCTGATCTTCTGCATCATCCGGAACGAGCGTCTCATCGTACCCTCGGGAAAGGACCGGTTGACAGCCGGCGATCTCATCTATTTCATCACCGAGGACAAGGACCTGGAGGCATCCCTCAGGATCTTCGACAAGCACGCCGAACCCATCCGGCGGGTGCTGATCATCGGGGGCGGGCGCATCGCCCTCCGGCTGGCCCTCCGGCTCGAAGAGAAGTCGGTTCACACCAAGATCATCGAACAGCGTTCCGACCGATGCTCCATTCTTGCCGAAAAACTGAACCGATCCGTGGTGCTCTGCGGCGACGGCTCGGACCAGGCCCTGTTGCGGGAGGAAAACATCCAGGATTCGGACGTGGTCATCACCCTGACCGACGACGAGGAGACCAACATCCTGGCCTCCCTCCTGGCCAAGCAACTGGGAGCCCGAAAGACCATCACCAAGATCAGCAAGTTCAGCTATTTTCCTCTGATGCACACCATCGGCATCGACCAGGTGGTGGACCCGCGCCTGTCGGCCATCAACACCATCCTCCAGCACATCCGCCGGGGCAAGGTGTTGAGCAGCGTCTCCATCCGGGG harbors:
- a CDS encoding biotin--[acetyl-CoA-carboxylase] ligase, which translates into the protein MKAAILNILRTRREVVSGETLSTALGTSRVAVWKHIRKLQDLGYDIFAGPKGYQLLDTPDTPFPWEFPGREDRIHYLPRTASTMIAARDLARNGAPHLTTVIAGIQTHGRGRLQRQWLSEAGGVYMTVIVRPDIPLLLSSRVNFIASLTMTRLLRDRYGLDARAKWPNDILAGGKKLLGMLSEMEIIGDMTAHINIGMGLNVNNDPTPHEPGAVSMARLLGKRISRKDLIAAFLDDFEARLAGVDYDTVVDSWKTVAMPLGRRVRVATATEVIEGLAADVDPDGALILTLDDGTQQKVIYGDCFFPSPQDNENKGTPAS
- a CDS encoding biotin transporter BioY, which gives rise to MTQTPNTEQLRRTVQASLFAALIAAGAFLAVPIGPVPIVLQNMFVLLAGLLLGPRWGLAGVGIYLLAGAIGLPVFAGGTGGIGRMLGPTGGYLLAYLPAVWIVGIVSRKAGGRVMGDVVAMSLGALVIYAMGVPYLKVVTGMSWSRAAAVGMLPFLIGDVLKIAAAVPIARTLRPMTVGRLASHPADGYSRG
- a CDS encoding energy-coupling factor ABC transporter ATP-binding protein, which produces MAILEVSGLIHRFPDGTTALSGIDLVVREGEFVVVAGANGSGKTTFLRHLNALLLPHDGRVLVDGVSTADDPIRARRTVGMVFQDADSQIVGETVYDDVAFGPENLGLEPDRIHRRVTAAMAAVGLAGFEDQRPHLLSGGEKRRVAIAGILAMRSRVLVFDEPFSNLDYPGVRQVLAQIVALHRQGHTILLTTHDLEKVLAHADRLVVISAGRVARNGLPAETVKGIDALGVREPEASRNGMPLSSWLR
- a CDS encoding energy-coupling factor transporter transmembrane component T family protein is translated as MAEITTLGFRPGRSLFHRLDARFKLLCLAVIGIAVLQCGIWGLAGLTVPGLAGIFRLGIPLRSMLKELRYLAVLLFLVFAARALSTPGSVLFSAAGISVTREGVAAGVLVCWRLAGVVLAGIIFIAATRPSEIRGAVIRLLAPIPFIPEQQAGTMISLLVRFIPMILNQARETADAQRARCIECRKNPVFRVATLCIALLRRIFEDAERLVVAMEARCYTEDRTGPRFSATSRDWTALIVTAAACAVAAALPF
- the trkA gene encoding Trk system potassium transporter TrkA produces the protein MKIVIIGAGEVGFHIASHLSRENKEVVIVDDNAEAIRRVSDHIDVQTIIGRGGSPAILEQAGVREAEIMLAVTNSDETNLVACMVTHILSPSTKKLARIRGGDYDQYHEAFCRNPPNIDTVINPEMEVVKTIEHLMSVPGATDVGEFAGGRVKFIGVRLDETTPIVGARLSDLPGRIPGHRPLIFCIIRNERLIVPSGKDRLTAGDLIYFITEDKDLEASLRIFDKHAEPIRRVLIIGGGRIALRLALRLEEKSVHTKIIEQRSDRCSILAEKLNRSVVLCGDGSDQALLREENIQDSDVVITLTDDEETNILASLLAKQLGARKTITKISKFSYFPLMHTIGIDQVVDPRLSAINTILQHIRRGKVLSSVSIRGEDAEIMEAVALETTDIVGKPLMDITFPKGVLITTILRGEEVIIPTGQSVVAPNDRIIIFARREAIPKVEKILSVKLEYF
- a CDS encoding UDP-2,3-diacylglucosamine diphosphatase, translated to MILIADAHVNTAKGTHRHFFRMLDALEGTREDIVFMGDIFDLWIALPGYEQRVHARFLAWCRRQGMHRKIGYIEGNHEFFLAEEKGDAFSWATDRAFRIDGRGSLFCHGDRINPLDRNYLLFRKLTKNRFVKEMLRRLPWGPFIAEIVKKQLKHTNPTFRNHLPRKALLDLLSAARTSGIDRVFAAHFHQEAFFEQNGAHLHLLPAWMDTGRITRFDPRTGRVVHLPWQALSEGRMPRHRRVPDRAVAAVKIG
- a CDS encoding universal stress protein, giving the protein MEKQMIILVAYDGSNAARDALELGLKHAEAFKGKVVLIRSLTGGSGKDSDDIQRAEDDLAYAERRCRERSLPCETHLLIRGLKPGEDIVRYAEECGADEIVMGVRRRSKVGKMLFGSNARYVIMEAACPVVTIK
- the ptsP gene encoding phosphoenolpyruvate--protein phosphotransferase → MSRKDRDHFNLLCDIGELAALVTGSHNIETFMDSAVRLVSRHLKADVCSIYLYDESAEELILRATIGLNPKAVGRIRMKPGEGLVGATFENLHPIRESAAGGNPLFKYFEEADEERFESFLAVPIQRGVQRIGVLVVQHETADYFSERDVMALKASASQLAGAVENARLLMDLYEATGTHPEVQAPASLQFIRGQSASEGIAQGPITFFKKSHVAFLSGDAHRNENFTVEDFHEAVRQTSRQLADLQSRLAERLPESASLIFTAHFMILKDPKFIDRIVHQIAEGVSPPEAVKNVARHYINVFASSSHAYIREKVSDMEDLAGRILKNLFRRGAEKQENEKGKIVVAAELYPSEILKMASEEVQGVILVKGGITSHVSILARSLKIPLVIADHPHLMHLPEETPVLLDANVGNIYIRPDQEILLQFAGQEAAGKIAAASPSTVCRITQTGDGTRVRLLANINLLSELSTAKELNAEGIGLYRTEFPFIIRPTFPSEEEQYLVYKHLFDEMADREVTIRTLDIAGDKALVYANATSGKNPDLGLRSIRFSLRNRPLFEQQLRAILRAGAEARHLRIMFPMISSLDEFRDARSVVDACVRDLKREDLPHHPGPSIGMMVEVPSVVEIMPALAREADFFSIGTNDFIQYTLAVDRTNEKVADYYRAYHPAVLRGLARVVRAAKTAGREIAVCGEMGHETAYIPFLLGIGIRILSVGPQFLPALRERIAGLTLAEAERHARLLLAEDTLAGALKVLETPTSG
- a CDS encoding sigma-54-dependent Fis family transcriptional regulator → MKKIEEITLLYEISKTLNEHLDLKKSLYKVLAILSDALDMIRGTVTILNPLRNEISIEVAHGLSRTAIARGKYKLGEGIIGRVIESGKPVALPKISEEPLFLDRTDSRKAKDEFSYFCVPITKGNQVIGALSVDRHFDPSYSLNSGTELLSVIAMMIAQHVINLEKIHLERQQLREENQRLKSELENKYRINNIIGNSNKMREVFQMISQVSRSNATVLIRGESGTGKELVANSIHYNSRRAKNPFVKMNCAALPANLIESELFGHEKGAFTGAVRQKLGRFELAHKGTIFLDEIGSITSDVQVNLLRVLQEREFERIGGHKTIKTDVRVIAATNKNLEQAVEEGAFRGDLYYRLNVFPIYMPPLRERKTDILLLADHFLEKYSLENGKDIRRFSTPAIDMLMAYHWPGNVRELENCIERAVLLCEEGVVHSYHLPPTLQTGKTSDTLPDLSLEEAVAKVEREMIVDALKNTRGNITQSAELLKTTVRKVAYKARKYGIDYAFYR